In a single window of the Spodoptera frugiperda isolate SF20-4 chromosome 19, AGI-APGP_CSIRO_Sfru_2.0, whole genome shotgun sequence genome:
- the LOC118281019 gene encoding zinc finger protein 91-like gives MEDDIDIEEHNVLDNPRIKSIFPDLSRVKIEIADDDDGVVEEHYEMPIENAEGLYQYEYSFDNTEDNEEPLHYEEEEEEQEGQTYFFNNQIILGSKPPVDWDALKMEAETSHPVVDLEDWGPTLESSPCYCSTCAILFPTVNALDAHKMISHSYLVAIDLTPKNTARKSTVTSKYCHHCSKNFPDDTSLIKHLYELLPLNFPVKEEPGDSEMPKPKKSVIPFPKKVKSATPIQKNVKIEPKEELEPIAEVQKRRIRFKLPRDGKFFASSSLVPRGTLFQCNKCQIGFMSCFSALQHSKYCEKAMVFDKCGVCKRKIRRKDSAVHNLQHQTNDKLKIYTINKNIYDKVLCKCPKCLSCFDELGFWAHYSKCKKSERKSTRCPDCDVHIASTRYQLHRLKHTTKKLTKKDLIVIEFLDHPAKNLADIKLKAKEIKKKYKEKIKHTKQGADVVIYPHDIPLYYCDFCGCCQYKLSYKGHVDGICKGSKGKKYCEKCGLCFSAKSITSHTRLHAKRSFQLKDIKIFNLLNGKLMEPPIPDMYQCQKCAKHFLYHKNVRDHKCKQEKFITCKVCSKKFNVPAYRIHKKFHIVDEFIPELLKKYHSLQSVWDVIYMCQACEIVHTSYDSAVTHSQGHLNYIITDFHKMCYKCNLKVAEKEYHLHLNLHLNNVELGRDSFKCLVYNPTDLFKKDWMQLFSDLPEQDRRQILMKSAYRYTRSIRLQIESTSLTDNKKYFCMNCNTFMDGPALSSHLANNCAKNNEITCQECQVSYLSLQNLIDHDGNHEKMAEKYTIISFNNECDKAFNSHLRMLESKASSERKKQKEVPLSKLRELLLKDVTAKKGFKLYKCRNCNTCVSLKSSINRHNCIPKSERKFCKTCEQYFSVKKFQVHMEAHRKRPQIKKSNLHVVLFTGKHQIKDELSAKVFKCKCGLHFTSMKTVESHLDTCNSNFKVSKEKCSKCDLVFPTDLLVTHIINHHSKETKIDIVNVSKVTYFKCYACSIIYLDMTSFNSHAPNCDPKHGVKCPNCKLIFEKKSLAKHTAVCEGKTDALYIKKVITVKKIVKESTVYKCEQCDLCYLANNTYKYHANEANHKHKNPLPCNVCGLKFTNCSYQKHIKLHAFSNEDYKIKVVNGVTRQFYFMTGSNKIDDDVRSPKKRKLKTGNDDTSPTARKVQKIEQVSPKLRKNRSRIDEPSTSKANEDLIIPDQTPIVPKVGKDTPKSRRSRSKIDASPTAKDQELIVPDQISDHCKESDVSLTDKNESSDGAGLSNKLKSKIMVNKYGANLYKCLICNQHYMKDSSFDYHVKNHRKFGDTENFTCDVCGLDFSKHTLPRHKFVHHDKMKLKVEDFKIFTESPYSPAAEIRDKIALFQAQKESLPPEISPEILQNEESLTTSDKTTESLQNDQEMVYFKCSECNVCFVDAKMCFEHTNKHEILDPKVYIQCKICEFQFLIDSLKDHMTVHHKDDFSIEKLTIHEYSSQIGMEPKIETYKAIDKVQSRLVSTTTDVGVS, from the exons ATGGAAGACGACATAGATATAGAGGAACACAATGTCCTGGACAACCCTCGGATTAAGAGCATCTTCCCCGACCTGTCCAGGGTGAAGATTGAGattgctgatgatgatgatggagtGGTTGAAG AACACTATGAAATGCCGATAGAAAACGCAGAAGGACTGTATCAGTATGAATACAGTTTCGACAATACGGAGGACAATGAGGAACCATTACATTATGAGGAGGAAGAGGAGGAACAGGAGGGACAgacatacttttttaataaccaAATTATACTGG GATCCAAACCGCCTGTCGACTGGGACGCGCTCAAAATGGAGGCAGAAACCTCCCACCCAGTAGTCGATTTAGAAGATTGGGGACCTACCCTCGAGTCCAGCCCTTGTTACTGCAGCACATGTGCCATCCTCTTCCCAACAGTCAACGCTTTAGATGCCCATAAGATGATCAGCCATTCCTACTTAGTAGCCATAGATTTAACACCCAAAAACACAGCCAGAAAAAGCACAGTCACCTCCAAATATTGCCACCACTGCTCCAAAAACTTCCCTGATGACACATCCCTAATTAAGCATCTTTACGAACTTCTCCCTCTAAATTTCCCAGTAAAAGAGGAACCGGGGGATTCGGAGATGCCTAAACCGAAGAAATCGGTTATCCCTTTCCCCAAAAAAGTCAAATCGGCCACTCCAATACAGAAGAATGTGAAAATTGAGCCGAAAGAAGAGTTAGAGCCGATTGCAGAAGTGCAAAAAAGAAGAATTCGGTTTAAACTGCCTAGGGATGGGAAGTTCTTCGCGTCTTCCTCTCTTGTGCCTAGAGGGACTCTGTTTCAGTGTAACAAGTGCCAGATAGGTTTCATGTCGTGTTTCAGTGCGCTTCAGCACAGCAAATACTGTGAAAAAGCTATGGTATTCGACAAATGTGGTGTTTGTAAGCGAAAAATACGCAGAAAAGACTCCGCCGTACACAATTTGCAACATCAAACTAATGATAAGTTGAAAATCTACacgataaacaaaaatatatatgataAAGTGCTTTGCAAGTGTCCTAAATGTCTGTCCTGCTTTGATGAACTCGGCTTTTGGGCGCACTACAGCAAATGTAAGAAATCTGAGCGCAAATCCACGCGCTGTCCCGACTGTGATGTGCATATCGCTTCTACGAGGTACCAGCTTCACCGCTTAAAACATACAACGAAGAAACTGACTAAAAAAGACCTAATAGTCATAGAATTTCTTGACCATCCCGCTAAGAACTTGGCTGATATAAAGCTAAAAGCTAAGGAGATAAAAAAGAAGTATAAAGAAAAGATTAAGCATACGAAGCAGGGTGCAGATGTAGTCATATACCCACATGACATACCTCTATATTACTGTGATTTCTGCGGGTGTTGTCAATACAAACTGAGTTATAAGGGTCATGTAGACGGTATTTGCAAAGGCTCCAAAGGAAAAAAGTACTGTGAAAAATGTGGGCTCTGCTTTTCAGCCAAAAGCATCACTAGCCACACTCGCTTACACGCGAAACGCTCATTCCAacttaaagatattaaaatctttaacCTTTTAAACGGTAAATTAATGGAGCCGCCGATACCAGATATGTATCAATGCCAGAAATGTGCAAAGCACTTTTTATACCACAAAAATGTTCGTGATCACAAATGCAAACAAGAGAAGTTTATTACATGCAAAGTTTGTTCGAAAAAATTCAACGTACCAGCATATAGAATACACAAGAAGTTCCACATTGTAGATGAATTTATACCGGAGTTATTAAAGAAATACCATTCGTTGCAAAGCGTATGGGATGTCATATATATGTGTCAAGCGTGTGAAATTGTGCATACAAGCTACGATTCAGCTGTGACCCATTCTCAAGGgcatttaaattacattattacagaTTTCCataaaatgtgttataaatGCAATTTAAAAGTGGCTGAGAAAGAGTATCATTTGCATCTGAATCTGCATTTGAATAATGTGGAGTTGGGCCGTGATTCGTTCAAATGTTTAGTGTATAATCCAACGGATCTGTTCAAAAAGGACTGGATGCAATTGTTTTCTGATTTGCCTGAACAGGATCGGAGGCAGATTTTAATGAAGAGCGCTTATAG ATACACACGCAGCATCCGTCTTCAAATCGAATCTACATCACTGACAGACAACAAGAAATACTTTTGCATGAATTGCAACACATTCATGGACGGACCGGCATTATCATCCCATCTCGCGAACAACTGCGCAAAAAATAATGAGATCACGTGCCAAGAATGTCAGGTATCTTACCTTTCCTTACAAAACTTAATAGACCATGATGGTAATCACGAAAAAATGGCAGAAAAATACACTATTATAAGCTTCAATAATGAATGCGATAAGGCTTTCAACAGCCACCTCCGAATGCTTGAATCAAAAGCCTCTTCTGAAAGAAAGAAGCAGAAGGAAGTCCCTTTGTCTAAACTAAGAGAGTTACTCCTCAAAGATGTGACGGCTAAGAAGGGTTTTAAGCTATATAAGTGTAGGAATTGTAACACTTGTGTGAGCTTAAAATCGAGTATAAATAGACATAATTGCATTCCGAAGAGTGAGAGGAAATTCTGCAAGACGtgtgaacaatatttttccGTTAAAAAATTCCAAGTGCATATGGAAGCGCATAGGAAAAGGCCTCAGATTAAGAAGAGTAATTTGCATGTCGTACTGTTTACCGGTAAACATCAGATTAAAGATGAGCTTTCTGCAAaggtttttaaatgtaaatgtgGGCTTCATTTCACGTCAATGAAGACTGTTGAGAGTCATTTGGATACTTGCAATAGTAACTTCAAAGTTTCAAAAGAAAAGTGTAGTAAATGTGACTTGGTATTCCCAACTGATTTGCTGGTTACCCATATCATAAATCATCATAGCAAAGAAACAAAGATAGATATTGTCAATGTATCTAAAGTGACTTACTTTAAATGCTACGCTTGCTCTATAATCTATTTAGATATGACTTCTTTTAATAGCCACGCGCCAAATTGCGATCCAAAACACGGTGTCAAATGTCCAAATTGCAAATTGATTTTTGAGAAAAAGTCCTTAGCAAAACATACAGCGGTTTGTGAAGGGAAAACGGACGCGTTGTATATTAAAAAGGTGATCACAGTAAAGAAAATTGTCAAGGAATCTACTGTTTATAAGTGTGAGCAATGTGATTTGTGTTACTTGGCTAATAACACTTATAAGTATCACGCAAACGAAGCGaatcataaacataaaaatcctTTACCTTGTAACGTTTGTGGGCTCAAATTCACAAATTGTTCCtatcaaaaacatattaaattacacGCTTTTTCAAACGaagattataaaattaaagtagtaaACGGTGTTACAAGGCAATTCTACTTTATGACTGGTAGTAATAAGATTGATGATGATGTGAGATCACCCAAAAAACGTAAGCTAAAGACCGGTAATGACGATACTAGCCCTACAGCGAGAAAGGTACAAAAAATCGAACAAGTATCACCGAAATTACGGAAAAATCGGTCGAGAATCGATGAGCCGTCGACGTCTAAGGCAAATGAAGACTTAATAATACCAGATCAGACACCTATAGTTCCAAAAGTCGGTAAAGATACCCCGAAATCGAGAAGAAGTCGGTCCAAGATAGACGCATCGCCGACTGCTAAAGACCAGGAATTGATAGTACCTGATCAAATTTCCGATCATTGTAAGGAAAGTGACGTATCTTTGACCGATAAAAATGAGTCCAGTGATGGAGCTGGGCtttcaaataaactaaaatcGAAAATAATGGTGAATAAATACGGAGCGAATTTGTATAAATGTCTGATTTGTAATCAACACTACATGAAAGACTCATCTTTTGATTATCACGTTAAAAATCATAGGAAATTTGGTGATACTGAGAATTTTACTTGCGATGTCTGTGGCTTAGATTTCTCTAAACATACTCTGCCTCGACATAAATTCGTTCATCATGATAAGATGAAACTAAAGGTGGAAGATTTTAAGATCTTCACAGAATCTCCGTATTCCCCTGCAGCCGAAATCAGGGATAAAATAGCCCTGTTTCAGGCTCAAAAAGAGAGTTTACCGCCTGAAATTAGTCCAGAAATTCTCCAAAACGAAGAAAGTTTAACTACAAGTGATAAAACAACAGAATCTTTGCAAAATGACCAAGAAATGGTCTATTTTAAGTGCTCGGAATGTAACGTATGTTTTGTAGACGCAAAAATGTGTTTtgaacatacaaacaaacatgaaaTTTTAGACCCAAAAGTTTATATACAGTGTAAAATATGTGAATTTCAGTTTTTAATAGACTCCCTAAAAGACCATATGACTGTTCACCATAAGGACGATTTTAGCATAGAAAAATTAACTATTCATGAATACTCGTCTCAAATTGGGATGGAGCCGAAAATTGAGACTTATAAAGCTATAGATAAGGTCCAATCTCGATTAGTTAGTACCACTACTGATGTAGGTGTTTCATAG
- the LOC118281228 gene encoding PCNA-associated factor-like → MARTKASVGSKVSAGKSSKARCCVAPTPSSSGVSSSSDKGSKGYSGGNPVCPRETPKWQKPITRFFISKEDPRDEEVEVDDETATSSKAKPKPNVIQSDSEEEVLIEKPKNNVLDESLDLEPLNGEDSHKIEEYYPKGSKGKGVGKKSKGKENRGDVKRVREDEDVESDSKRVKVN, encoded by the exons ATGGCGAGAACTAAGGCTTCTGTCGGATCTAaag TGTCCGCTGGTAAGAGCAGTAAGGCTAGATGCTGCGTGGCACCTACTCCAAGCAGCTCTGGAGTCAGTT CCAGTTCAGATAAAGGCTCCAAAGGCTACTCCGGTGGCAACCCGGTATGTCCACGAGAGACTCCTAAGTGGCAGAAACCGATCACCAGATTCTTCATCAGCAAGGAAGATCCTCGAGACGAGGAGGTGGAAGTTGATGATGAGACTG CCACATCATCAAAAGCGAAGCCGAAACCCAACGTGATCCAATCAGATTCCGAAGAAGaggttttaatagaaaaaccaaaaaataacgttttagaCGAAAGCCTGGATCTTGAGCCATTAAACGGTGAAGATAGTCACAAAATTGAGGAGTATTACCCTAAGGGATCTAAGGGGAAAGGGGTGGGTAAGAAAAGTAAGGGTAAGGAGAATAGAGGGGATGTAAAGAGGGTAAGGGAAGATGAGGATGTTGAGAGTGATAGTAAGAGGGTGAAAGTTAATTAG